GAGGAATAGATACTTCGGCATCGCCAGACGGTTGATGTCTGCAGGATCACAGTCCAGATGAACTGGGAGCGGGTACGATATGGGATTCGGGAAGGAGTTCAGTGGGTTCGACAGGAGGGTCTGGACACTATTCGTGACCCGTACCATCGATGGCGCTGGCTTCTCTTTCATGTACCCGTTCCTGGCCATCTACCTGCACGATAAGCTTCATATTTCCATGTCTGCGGTCGGGCTGATCCTGCTGGTCGCGGCAGCCGCAGGCGCGGTGGGGGAGCTGATCGGTGGGGAGATCGCCGACGCCTTGGGGCGAAAGCGGATCATGGTGGTCTCCATCATTGCCAGGGGACTGGTGTTCGTGGCCATCGGAGCTTACATCTCCGGCCAGGTGGATCTGGTGTTCCTCACATTGCTGGTGGCTGTCAATTTCTTCCTCGGTTCCGCGTTCGAACCGGCCAACAACGCCATGGTGGCCGACGTGGTAGAACCGGGGAGGCGCCTGAAGGTCTATGGGTTGCTACGGATCGGGGTGAACCTTGGGTGGATAATCGGACCCATGGTCGGCGGGGTTCTGGCATCCATCTCATACTCGTGGATATTCTATTGCAGTGCGATCCTTTGCTTCGCCGCCGGTTTGATCCTTCAAATATGGATACAGGAATCGCGGCCGGCTCCGGACGCAGAAAATATCACCGGTTGGAAGGGGTCCTCCGCCATTTTCCGCCACGGCTCTTTCATGTTCTTCTGTTCCATGTGCCTTCTGGTATTCATCATGGGTGGCCAGATGACCTCCACCTTCCCGGTGTTCTCCAAGGACTCAGCGGGTCTGGACGAGTTCAGCATCGGTATCATCTTTGGAATAACCGCGGTCCTAGTAGTATTGGCTCAGTTCCCGATATCCCATTATATCGGGAGGTTCAAGACCTCTCATATGATGGCGGCCGGAGCCCTCGTCTATACGCTAGGCTTCATTTGCATAGGGTTCACCCGAGACTTCTGGCTACTGACCTTGGCGATGTGCATCGTTACCGTTGGGGAGATGATCGTCATGCCAGCCTCGATGAATCTGGTGGCCAGCATGTCGTCTGAATCGACGCGAGGGAGGTATATGGGAGTGTGGGGCCTGTTCGCCGGCTTTGGCTGGTCCTCCGCCCCGTTCGTAGGCGGAGTGATGGTTGACGTGATCAGGGACCAGACCCTCTTTTGGATATCGGTCGGGATCTTCGGGGTGCTGTCCGCCGTGGGCTTCATGGCCCTGTCAAGAATGCTGACCTCGGGGATCGATGGCGCGGACACACGAAAGTTCCAGGACAAATCTTAAAATGGTCCGATGACGGTAGTAAATCGGATGAAGATAATCGGCCTGGTCACGGAGGATTTCCGTTTCTTCCATCGGATGGTCCGGCTCCTGAAGGAGAGGGGGGAACCGTTCGTCTCACTCGGTCTGGACGACCCGATACCGGAGAGCGTGGGCGCGATCATCACGACCAACGCAGAACGGGACCGGGTCCGTTTTCCCACCATAGTTTCGGACGATGACCCTGATTTCGCGTTCAAGGCGGCCCGGTCGGTGCTCCGCGGTAAGAGGTTCTCCCGACTGGTCGTGGGGATCGATCCAGGCCGGATGCCCGGGATCGCGGTGATCGGGGACGGAAGGATCATCGATACGGAGCAGGTCTACAGTCCCGAGGATGTGACGGAAACGCTCATCCGGATGACCTGGAACTTGGACTTCGATCACATGCTGATCCGGATCGGGCACGGCGACCCGACCAACCGGA
The sequence above is drawn from the Methanomassiliicoccales archaeon genome and encodes:
- a CDS encoding MFS transporter produces the protein MGFGKEFSGFDRRVWTLFVTRTIDGAGFSFMYPFLAIYLHDKLHISMSAVGLILLVAAAAGAVGELIGGEIADALGRKRIMVVSIIARGLVFVAIGAYISGQVDLVFLTLLVAVNFFLGSAFEPANNAMVADVVEPGRRLKVYGLLRIGVNLGWIIGPMVGGVLASISYSWIFYCSAILCFAAGLILQIWIQESRPAPDAENITGWKGSSAIFRHGSFMFFCSMCLLVFIMGGQMTSTFPVFSKDSAGLDEFSIGIIFGITAVLVVLAQFPISHYIGRFKTSHMMAAGALVYTLGFICIGFTRDFWLLTLAMCIVTVGEMIVMPASMNLVASMSSESTRGRYMGVWGLFAGFGWSSAPFVGGVMVDVIRDQTLFWISVGIFGVLSAVGFMALSRMLTSGIDGADTRKFQDKS